The Paramixta manurensis region CATATCACTGGCGCCCAGTACATAAGCCCCCAGCGTACCCGTATAGCCGGTTATGATGTGGTCAATTTTCTTTGGCGACCAGCCAAAGGCTTCACCCGCCTTGCGTGCGATCATGCTGGTATGGTCGTTATATCGTGCGCTGGCGAGTAGGTTACCGTCGGACATGTTTTCTATCGGATTGCCGGTAAAGGAATCGTAGTTAACGTAGGCTTCAGCAATTGGTAACGCGACCTGCGGAACAGGGTTGAAAGCGATTTGCTCCATAAAATTATGAATTGCTAACTTAGCAAATTTGGCACCAGAGTCCTTTCCGGCGATGGCGCGCATTAAGCGTTCAGGCATCGTGCCAAACATAAGCCCTATCTCGAACGGCTTAGGAATACGAAAATGCTGATCGCCCAAAAAGAAATGCCAGTAGGTATCCTTGTCCCAGTCTGGCAACTCTTCATATTTCTCATTGTCTAAGTTAGCGGCCATCAGTGCCACGGAAGCCGCAGCAATAATTCCACCACGTTTGAGCACTTCCGCCGGGTCGGCTTTAACTGCCCTGCCAAGCTTACTAAAACCCTGCATGCGCGCATTGAAGAACGGCAATACATCACTCAGAGTCATCATAATTTTACCCGAGCCTTGCATACTAAAGTCCATCAGGTCACGAGACTCAAATGCGGCTTGCGCCTTACTTTTACCCGATTTTATCGCCGCATCGTAGGTTGCGATGCGGTTGGCATTCTCTGCTGCCTCGCTGACGTGCTTATACTTTTCAAACGCCCCATTGAGTTTATTCATGGCATCCCGGCCAGTGGTAACGATGCTAGACTCAAACTCCCTGACTTGACTATCGGTATATCCTTTCCGGCGCAGGATTGAGCGTATATTCCTGGCTGTTCCGGCTGGGTCATATACGTTCGAATACCCTCCACCAAACGTGGCGCCAGCAAACATCATATCCACCAGAGTATCGTCACCCTTAATTGCCTTCTTTAAACCTTCGAATGAGGATTTTACCGGTGTAAAACCGTCTTTATTGATCGCCCATGAATGCAGTGAATCACGCAGGAAGTTACGCAGGATAAAATCGGGCATCGAAGTGGTACCGATCGTTAACACGCGTTTTGCCTGGCGCGCTGCACGTAAAAACACTGAGTTACTTCTCTCCATGTCGATCATGGTCATGGCGCGATATACCTCATCATTGTGAACACGCACCAGCGTTTCTTTTCCGTCGATGAAGACCTTCGCAACACCTTTGCCAATTTGCTGATAATCGATTTTGTTAGGCGATTCGATAACATCAATCATGCCAGTATCAGCTAAGTTAACGACTGTCCGACGCATAGCCTCATTTTTCATTGAGGAATCGATAGCTTTAGAAACGTAATTAAACAGGTTTTCAACCGGGTCTTTTATATTTTGCTCGCCGCCTTTAAGCTGGCGAACTGTGCTTCTCTGGTTCGCAATTCCTCGTGTTGACCACGGGCCGCGTACGCCACCATCCTCCGTTTCGCGGTAATACGGGATGTACCAGGCATCTTCCCACTGCGCCCTGCTCTCTGGATCGATTAATCCCATATCCTGCTGGAGATCCATAATCGATTTGATAAAGGCGTCGTACTTCGCTTTCTGATCGGCAAAGAGTTTTTCCCGGCCACTATCGAGCGACTTCATGAAGTCGATTTCCTGTGCGGTAAACAGGTTTTCGCGCCCTTCCTTCATCAGCCGTTCAGAGCGGTGACCGGCAATCCATTTAAAAAAGTCCTCACGGTGGTTGCCGAGACCGTCAAGCACGCCCATTAACGAATCCGCTTTGGTAGTTCCTGCCTTACGCTCAATCACGCCTTCTTTAGCGTTGTATTGAGGCAGGCCGTGCTCCAGCGTTGCTGCGGTGACCGAACCGGAACCTGCTGCCATGCGTGCCGCGACGTATGCCGAACTCTCCGCTTGTGACTTACCGGCTTCGTCTTCGGCATACTTGATTGGAGCCAGTCCGTCAAACGTGCGCGTATTAAGCTGGCGCATTGAATCTGACAACCAGGCTTTCTTCGCAGCCTTATCCTTGCCGTTGAACGTATCGTAAAAGGTTTTTGCCTTGTCGAACCAACCGGTTTCGCGACGAAACCCCATTTTACGGTTGATCACATCATCCATAGCAGGCGCTGCGGCTCGGGAGTAAAACGTTTTGTTCTTGCGAATATCCGCAGAAGTGAGTATATTTTGGCTTGAACCGACATCTGGTGAACCACGCTGGGGCAATTGCAGCCCTTGGGTCGTACCAGATGAAGGCTCAGAACCCTGATAAGAACGCTCCTCCTTGGGCAATTGAAGCCCCTGTGAATGAGGGTTATCAGGGTTTTCTTTTTTGTTTCTACGGTAACGCAGTAGCCCTTCATCAATCCAGTTCTGGTACTGCTTCGCCTCGCGCCCATACACGCTGGCGATTCGGTTAATAACCATACGTCCTGACTCAATATTCATATGGACGGCGGCCATCACCTGACGGCCAGTGGTATCCTTGGCGCTGAGTAACACAGAAGCAGCGTTGTCTTTGGTTTTTGATTCAAAGACGGCTTCTGGATCATGAAACAACTCTGGAAGACGTTCAATTACGTCCATCGGTACATCATGCTTCGCGCCGTTGCTGGCTTTACGCACTGTGTCGCGAGTAATAACCATATCCAGATTCGGCGCGCCCATCGCCCGCAGCACCGGCGGCGTTCGTCCAATCTTGATGCTTATTTCACCTGACTTGAGCGACCGCATGGCTTTATCCAGATCGGTACGGTACTGTTCAGCCTCATGTGGCAGAGGTTTCAGCGGATCAACATCGTCATTGCCCTTTGAATAAAGCGCGTCAGCCCGCGAAAAGGTATCTTCAAACTCTCGCGTACCCGGTTGCTCGTCTGCATGCATTGCCGTGCGTTTAAACCGCCCTGCGATGGTACGAAGGATGTTACGCACTTCGACTGGCGTAATGTTCTGACTAATCAGGCCCGCTTTCCTTAACGCATTTACCAGTACACCTGCGATACGGTCATACACTGCACCGAATTTCGACATACTGGTATTCTCTGCCATGTGAGCCAGAAACTCGTTAGCCTGGGTTTCGAGCGACTCATTTTTGTATGACCGGTCAACCTGGCCCCATACTTCCTGAATTGCTTTATTAGGGCTTTGCCGCGTCTGATGAAGCACACGAATGATACGGTCGTACTCAACATCGCCGATTACTGATGCAAGCCCGTGGTGTGCGAGGATTTCGTGACGCAGCTTCGCGTTCAGATCCTTAAGTGTGGGGATATTATCTGCAACGACGATAACGCGACTAAGTTCAGGTTGGTAAATGGCATGCACCACGCCATATTCCTTCGGTATACCATTCGGCATCATGGCCGCTGCCTCATCCTGAGACTGAACGACTTTCACTTTTATCTTAGCTGCGCCGTTCATTTTTTTAACAAATCCGTCGGCGGCGACCTGTGCAACGTGGCGCGTTAAACCCCGCGCTGGTTTATCAACACCCGGTTCCCAACCTTCGCGGGTAATGATATTTCCATCGCCAATATCCTCACCACCGTATCGGGAATAAAAGGTTGTGCCCCGATCCGTTTTCCGGGTTTTCAACGTTGCGAAAAGATGATCGAATGCCTGACGGATTCCGCCGCTCAGTTCCTTATCGGTAGGGTATGCGTAAGTATCGGAGGCGTTAGCCTCATCGCCTTTCCAGATGTTAACCAGGTAGTCGTTATCAATGCCTTTAGCCTGAGTTTTATCAAGCATGTACCGTTCAAAGGCACGGGCTGCCAGCTCGACGTTGGTTGACCAGTAGGCTTTACTGCGTACCGAATCAAGATTTCGCGCCCTGCCAACCATACCGCTGTTATCAATCGCGTCCATAACCCCGCGAAATGCGTTATATACTTCCTGTCGTACAGGATGCTCCGCATCAACAAAACGTCCGTTCCGGATAACCTTCGCGCGCCGACGTGATGACGACATAAAGTTGTCACCACTCTTAACCTCTCCATCGCGGCCAACATCACTCTGGCCGAAGAAATTATCAAGCGCGTGGAACCATTCATGCGCCAGCGATCCGGAACCATTACCTTTTGTCAGGTTGATCACGACCTGACCGGGTTCATAGTGCGCTTTTGCAGCATTCAGCCCGCCACGACCGCGCGCGCCAAAGGCCAGCCCAAGATTGCCATTCAGTGAAAGTGCCTGGGTGGGTACGTTGAGTACATCAGCCATATCTGTCAGTGCATCATAGGCTTCGTTTAATTCTTTCTGCCGGCGGGCACCCTCAACGTAGTTCCCGAACTGAACACCACGGAAACCGAATTTTTCGGTGAAACTTTCTGGTGTTGCAGCACTGTCACGAACTGCCGGGCCGGTTCGTTTACGGTTCTCTGCGTTTCGCTGCTCCGTCCGGGAGGTTTCACGCATTGAGGAAAGCTTCTTCTCCAGCTCATCCCGGTTTTCATTGAGATAGGTGCGTGCCTCAGTAGCGTCCTTAAAACCTGATTTTAATGGCACCAGCCCAGTCGCACCCTTATATGCGATAAATCGTTCGCCCGTATGCCGGTCTCTGTATATCTCGAGTTTCGATTGCTTTACTGTGCTCACGCCATCTTTGCTGGTTGACTGGTTAACATATGCGACGGCTTTTTTAATCGCTCCTTCCTTAGTCTCGTCGGAAACGCCACGAACACTTTTACCTTTTAGATCCTCAAGTTCGTAAATCGTCTTGCCACCTGATTTGCTGTAATCGGTGCCGTTATACATTGAATAGTGATGCGTGCGGAGTCGGTAGCGTGAGGCTTCTTCAACCTGCCCGGCGGGTAGTTTCGCCATCAAATCGAGCGTATCAGTGATGTCGCGCAACTTTGGATTCGTTGCATACAAACGGTGCATCTCATCCGGATCAACTTTACCGTCCAGTATTTCATTCGCCATCTCACGTAATTCATGTGCCTGTTCAGCCCATCGTTTCACACGACCCGGCATGGTAGGTTTGGTGCCGATCATTGAGCGAAAAACAGCAACCATCGATAACCCTTTATGACTTATACCTGCCGCGTGAAGGGCTTCGTAGTCCGGGCGGGGGAAAGTTCTACTCAGTGGCTGCGCACCAATATCTTCCACCGTATTATTTGACTGCATTGCCTGCCGGAACTGGCCCCAACGATCTTTAGCGGCACCCTGAAGCTTCTCGCCAAAATCCTCAATTTTAGGCTGTGCAGAAGGCAGACGGACGCCGTAACCGTTACCTACTTTTTCAATCGTGGCACCCGGCATTTTTGCCCATTTGGAAAAGCGCGCTACCCGCTCATTACTGAATGGCTTACCGGGCTGGTACAACTTGAGGTCAGGATCGGCAGGAACTGAAGCGGCTTTGCTTTTATCGGGGAGTCGAACGGCATAACCGCCTTCCACTTTTTCAACGGACGCGCCGGGCATTTTGGCCCACTTCGAATAACGCGCGACTTTCTCAGTGCTAAAAGGTTTTCCCGGACTGAAGAACTGCAATCGCGTCGGAACAGCCCCTTTCGCTACAGCAGCCGTTTCACGATCGATTGGTGTATCTCCAGCCCGAACGCGCTGATCAGAGATGCCGGGGGGCGTGTTCTCATTGCCCATAGCCTGAGTAAATTCGCGCATCTGGCGCTGCGGCGCGGTTTCTCCCCGTGTAAAATCCGGTGAACGTCCGGCCTGTGATTCGTCAGAATTGCCTGGCTGGAAAATGATATTCTTATCTTCGATAGCATCGCCAGGCACTGTCTCACCTTCATAGGTATTGCTGGCGCGACCAACTTCCTGTTTTGGCTCATCTTCACGGGGCAGTAGCCGCTGACCACGGACTTGCTCACCACCACGAAACTGTGGCCCACTTCCGGCCTGCTGCTCATCAATATTCGCGACGGGACCGGGCATTTGATAACCCTCGGCCAGACTTGTATCACCGGGCGCCGGTAATCGGGGGATTCTGGCCTGCCGTCGTGCATCAGCATCCGCCAGGGTAGCTTGTTCGTCTGGTGTTAAGCCCTGATCGCCGTTCTGTATTTGCTGCCTGATGAGTTCTTCAGGTGTGGGCGCAGCATCCTGTCCTAATGCCTGTTGTACCTCGCTGTCATCAGCGAAACCCTGAATGCGGGGGTCATTGCGTAGGTAGGCTGGCGTATCAAGATCGGGCGTAGGTGATGAGGAAGCAACCGGAGTTACATCATCAGATGTGGCTGGAGACTCGCTTTCTTGCTTTGTTCCCTCATCATTCGGTGGTGATTCGATGGCGGGATCACCTTCATTGCTTCTCGCTGAAGTATTATTTTTACGCCCGCGAACACCACCAATAGCACCTGCTGCGGCACCCATTCCCGCCCCTAAAAGCGCGTTGTTTAAACCGGTATCAACCACCCCTTTCATCGGGTCGATGTCCTGACCAGCGGTATCTTTCAGTTGTTGATTTTGCAGGTACTGCTGCGTTGCACCCTGCGCAAACTCGGTTCCTCCTTCAGCAAGTGCCCCCGTTGCTACACCAGAAAGTACACCACTAGCCGCTCCTTTTTTGGTCAAAAGCGATAACAAGGTATGATCGCCTAACGACGCCGCTGCAATATTTACAGCCAGCATGCGCGGATCGGCAGTAACAGAAGATGCAGCCTGCTCAGCGACCATATTACGAGCCATAGTCAGTTTCTGCGTATCGCTCAGATTTGCATACGCATCATCTGTATCGACATCATCAAAGGCTTTCTGAAATGTCGGACTCTGCATCAGTTGATCAAATGGCAGGCTGGTTATTTGATCGCGCATATCAATACCACCCTGACCTTGCGCGGATGCTGTCATTCCCCCAACAAATATCTTTTTCTGGGCTCGATCACCAGCGACTTGTGCCGCTTCTTTCGCTGTCGCTCTGGCAACCTCATCAGGTAATTGCCTGCTTAAGCTCTTATAGGCCATATCCTCTGCAATCTTGGCTACTTTTGACGCGCCGAATTTTGCAATACCTGCAACCGTGAACATTTGAGCCAACGTTGGAGTCGCATTAATTATCCAGGCATCTTTATCAAAAGCACCAGGACCAACTTTGTAACCCCCTTCAGCATCCTTTTCGATAAATGGCAAAGCCGCTGCCTGCTTAGCTCCCTCGGAATATCCCTCTTTAATTGCCTCTGAGCCTTTTTTAGCCAATCGTCCTACGGACCCAAAAGTGTTATCAACCCCAGAAGCAATATCATTTCGAACCCCTTTGATCGTGTTCATCGCATTGTCAGATATACCAAGACGACTTTGGGCCTCATTTTCCTGACTAGTTGCATAGCGATTCGCAACATCATTAAGTCCTTTGGGGAGTTGCGCAATCGATTCTGTTACATCAAATGGTACAGCAGCGACAGTTCTAACTATATCCCCTTTGGTTAAGCTAGGATTAACCTTTGCCTTTGCTTTCTCCAGTGCTGCGTCCAGATCAAAGGGCTCGCGTTCGCCGGGTTGGCTGATATTCAGGGTTTGCCGGTTATCATTATCTGATTGTTGTTCTGGGCGGTATTGCTGCATGTCTTCAGCCATTACATTCTCCGGATTTCAGGCATAAAAAAAGCCCCGCTTTTTAAAGCGAGGCCTGGCATCATTCGCGAATTTAGCTCACATAGTGATCCGTAAGCAACTGTCTATTTTTTAGCTGTGTAAGTCTTCTGACTTAAAAATTATATTCACTTCACGCTCAAGCTTTTCCCGGATTTCTTTATGCTGCATTAGCGCACATATCGCTGATGTTTTATTGTTCCCGAGCGTAAATTCTCCGTACCGGTACCAAACACCTGATCGCAGAACTATCCCTTTTTGCATTGCATGATCGAGCACTTCACCTTCGTGTGAGATACCGTGATCAAACCAGATTTGAAAAGTGGCCTGACGATATGGGGAACCCATCTTATTCTTAACCACTTTGACGCGATGCTCTGTGGCTACTACCGTTTTGTTTTCCGCCAGTTGGTTTGTCTGGCGAACGTCCAGCCTGATACTCGCAAATTGCTTTAAAGCGGCACCGCCAGTGGTAACTTCCGGGTTACCGTAAATTACACCGGGTCGGTTCCGTATCTGATTAATAAAAATCAGAAGGCAATTGTACTGGTGAGCCAGTGGACTAAGCTTGCGCATTGCTTTAGACATCAGGCGCGCTATTTCGCCGTCGTGCGCATCTCCCATGGCGCCCTCATATTCACCGCGTGTAATTAGCGCAGCTACTGAGTCAATAACAATGACGGACGCAGCACGCGAACGGATTATGCTCTCGCATACATCCAGTGCCAGTTCTCCTGTCGCAGGTCGGGATACCAATAACCTGTCGAGGTCGATACCGGAGTTTTCTGCATAGGCAGTATGTAAAGCCCGATCAGAGTCAATAAAAGCGCAAGACTTTCCAAGTTGCTGAGCCTGCCTGATGACTGATAACGCCAGTGTCGTCTTACCGGAGGAATCCGGACCGAAAATTTCCACAATCCGGCCAAGTGGTAACCCGCCAATATCAAGTGCCCGATCCAGCCCCATGCATCCGGTTGGTATGCTAACTAATTGCTTACACTGGTTACCTTTAGTCGCCGCATAAACAATGCCTTTGCCAAATTTCTGTTCGAGTAGAGACACAGATGTGTCTAACATAACTTTATGATTTTCAGCCATTTTATTAACCCACCCTGCTGAATTTATTATGTGAAGAGGTGAGTATATTTATACTGTATAAAAATACAGTACGCAAAGATATTTTAGGAATTTACTTTAGTTACACTAACACTTTCGAGCGTAATCACTGATTAGATTGGGCCCTGAACAGGCCCACCTATTCTACGGTTGAGAGCGCATGCGGCGGAGTTCTCGCAACTGTGATGCAGTGTGGCTGTCCGGCTGGGGTTGTTTTTGTAGGGACTGGGTCTGACTCTGCTCCGTCGGTGCGGGTTGCTGTGACTGAAGATATTGCTGATATTGCGCAGCGGCATCTTTAATTGCCGGATCATTCATATCAGGGTCCTTCCCTGTTTTTGCCCGGTAGAGTGAGGCAAAATCAGGAGGACTGGAATCATCACCTCCTGACATAACGCCATAAGTTTTGTCTACATCCTGATCGAGTTTATCAAATTGCGCTGCGGCTGCTGCACGTGATTCATCATCAGGCGAACTTGCAAGCGCCTTCGCGCGCGCCTTCCCGACTTCTATTTTATCCTTCCGGTAATCACGTATCGCCTGCGCTTCAGTTTTATTACCCGGATTAATCATCTTATCAAGGAACTGCGCTTTCGCCGGGTCATTCATCTGACCGACCATCTGGCTGTATCCGCGTAGCTTATTGAAGACATTCTCAATCGGTATAACCGGCACAGTATCATTTGGGTCAGATGAACCGTAACGCGTCATGGGTTTCGGTGCGGTAGAACCATCATCATACGTGACCTTTATCGTCGGTATGATACCTTTGCCATCTGCCGAGAAGCCAATGTGCGCAAGTTCTTTGCTCTTGATAGTCTTGCCGGTTGCCGGATCTTTCTCACCGATGCCACGTTGAATTTCAGGGTTTAACACCGTGTTCAGAACGTTAAGCGCCTGCGGGTCGTTATAATCCATCTTACCGTCAAGTATCTGCGGC contains the following coding sequences:
- the recA gene encoding recombinase RecA translates to MAENHKVMLDTSVSLLEQKFGKGIVYAATKGNQCKQLVSIPTGCMGLDRALDIGGLPLGRIVEIFGPDSSGKTTLALSVIRQAQQLGKSCAFIDSDRALHTAYAENSGIDLDRLLVSRPATGELALDVCESIIRSRAASVIVIDSVAALITRGEYEGAMGDAHDGEIARLMSKAMRKLSPLAHQYNCLLIFINQIRNRPGVIYGNPEVTTGGAALKQFASIRLDVRQTNQLAENKTVVATEHRVKVVKNKMGSPYRQATFQIWFDHGISHEGEVLDHAMQKGIVLRSGVWYRYGEFTLGNNKTSAICALMQHKEIREKLEREVNIIFKSEDLHS
- a CDS encoding LPD38 domain-containing protein, with translation MAEDMQQYRPEQQSDNDNRQTLNISQPGEREPFDLDAALEKAKAKVNPSLTKGDIVRTVAAVPFDVTESIAQLPKGLNDVANRYATSQENEAQSRLGISDNAMNTIKGVRNDIASGVDNTFGSVGRLAKKGSEAIKEGYSEGAKQAAALPFIEKDAEGGYKVGPGAFDKDAWIINATPTLAQMFTVAGIAKFGASKVAKIAEDMAYKSLSRQLPDEVARATAKEAAQVAGDRAQKKIFVGGMTASAQGQGGIDMRDQITSLPFDQLMQSPTFQKAFDDVDTDDAYANLSDTQKLTMARNMVAEQAASSVTADPRMLAVNIAAASLGDHTLLSLLTKKGAASGVLSGVATGALAEGGTEFAQGATQQYLQNQQLKDTAGQDIDPMKGVVDTGLNNALLGAGMGAAAGAIGGVRGRKNNTSARSNEGDPAIESPPNDEGTKQESESPATSDDVTPVASSSPTPDLDTPAYLRNDPRIQGFADDSEVQQALGQDAAPTPEELIRQQIQNGDQGLTPDEQATLADADARRQARIPRLPAPGDTSLAEGYQMPGPVANIDEQQAGSGPQFRGGEQVRGQRLLPREDEPKQEVGRASNTYEGETVPGDAIEDKNIIFQPGNSDESQAGRSPDFTRGETAPQRQMREFTQAMGNENTPPGISDQRVRAGDTPIDRETAAVAKGAVPTRLQFFSPGKPFSTEKVARYSKWAKMPGASVEKVEGGYAVRLPDKSKAASVPADPDLKLYQPGKPFSNERVARFSKWAKMPGATIEKVGNGYGVRLPSAQPKIEDFGEKLQGAAKDRWGQFRQAMQSNNTVEDIGAQPLSRTFPRPDYEALHAAGISHKGLSMVAVFRSMIGTKPTMPGRVKRWAEQAHELREMANEILDGKVDPDEMHRLYATNPKLRDITDTLDLMAKLPAGQVEEASRYRLRTHHYSMYNGTDYSKSGGKTIYELEDLKGKSVRGVSDETKEGAIKKAVAYVNQSTSKDGVSTVKQSKLEIYRDRHTGERFIAYKGATGLVPLKSGFKDATEARTYLNENRDELEKKLSSMRETSRTEQRNAENRKRTGPAVRDSAATPESFTEKFGFRGVQFGNYVEGARRQKELNEAYDALTDMADVLNVPTQALSLNGNLGLAFGARGRGGLNAAKAHYEPGQVVINLTKGNGSGSLAHEWFHALDNFFGQSDVGRDGEVKSGDNFMSSSRRRAKVIRNGRFVDAEHPVRQEVYNAFRGVMDAIDNSGMVGRARNLDSVRSKAYWSTNVELAARAFERYMLDKTQAKGIDNDYLVNIWKGDEANASDTYAYPTDKELSGGIRQAFDHLFATLKTRKTDRGTTFYSRYGGEDIGDGNIITREGWEPGVDKPARGLTRHVAQVAADGFVKKMNGAAKIKVKVVQSQDEAAAMMPNGIPKEYGVVHAIYQPELSRVIVVADNIPTLKDLNAKLRHEILAHHGLASVIGDVEYDRIIRVLHQTRQSPNKAIQEVWGQVDRSYKNESLETQANEFLAHMAENTSMSKFGAVYDRIAGVLVNALRKAGLISQNITPVEVRNILRTIAGRFKRTAMHADEQPGTREFEDTFSRADALYSKGNDDVDPLKPLPHEAEQYRTDLDKAMRSLKSGEISIKIGRTPPVLRAMGAPNLDMVITRDTVRKASNGAKHDVPMDVIERLPELFHDPEAVFESKTKDNAASVLLSAKDTTGRQVMAAVHMNIESGRMVINRIASVYGREAKQYQNWIDEGLLRYRRNKKENPDNPHSQGLQLPKEERSYQGSEPSSGTTQGLQLPQRGSPDVGSSQNILTSADIRKNKTFYSRAAAPAMDDVINRKMGFRRETGWFDKAKTFYDTFNGKDKAAKKAWLSDSMRQLNTRTFDGLAPIKYAEDEAGKSQAESSAYVAARMAAGSGSVTAATLEHGLPQYNAKEGVIERKAGTTKADSLMGVLDGLGNHREDFFKWIAGHRSERLMKEGRENLFTAQEIDFMKSLDSGREKLFADQKAKYDAFIKSIMDLQQDMGLIDPESRAQWEDAWYIPYYRETEDGGVRGPWSTRGIANQRSTVRQLKGGEQNIKDPVENLFNYVSKAIDSSMKNEAMRRTVVNLADTGMIDVIESPNKIDYQQIGKGVAKVFIDGKETLVRVHNDEVYRAMTMIDMERSNSVFLRAARQAKRVLTIGTTSMPDFILRNFLRDSLHSWAINKDGFTPVKSSFEGLKKAIKGDDTLVDMMFAGATFGGGYSNVYDPAGTARNIRSILRRKGYTDSQVREFESSIVTTGRDAMNKLNGAFEKYKHVSEAAENANRIATYDAAIKSGKSKAQAAFESRDLMDFSMQGSGKIMMTLSDVLPFFNARMQGFSKLGRAVKADPAEVLKRGGIIAAASVALMAANLDNEKYEELPDWDKDTYWHFFLGDQHFRIPKPFEIGLMFGTMPERLMRAIAGKDSGAKFAKLAIHNFMEQIAFNPVPQVALPIAEAYVNYDSFTGNPIENMSDGNLLASARYNDHTSMIARKAGEAFGWSPKKIDHIITGYTGTLGAYVLGASDMLIRGMGDYGETPALRTDELPVLKSFLRGSDPAKSTQFTEDFYQMMQKANEVYSTINAFRKQGRFDDAQELQEENRKELSQRKGLNATQKQVRALNGMIEMVKSDRILSADEKKDRINKLLARRNKIVQQAVQRINPYFDVR